The Macrobrachium rosenbergii isolate ZJJX-2024 chromosome 20, ASM4041242v1, whole genome shotgun sequence region AATGTCATTCCTTTGAAGGGCTGATTTGACACCTACTGTATTCAAAACATGTCGTCGTGGAAGCAAGTGACAGACGGTCCAATATCATGATTCAGATTACCGACACGCAAAGTAAGCAAAATTTGAAAATCACATCTGATGTTATATGAATATTGTGTAGTGGTTTGTAGGCAGTGGTTCAAAATTTAGTTAATGATGTAGGATGGGTGTCTCCCAGGAAACATACCGTATCCTCGGCTAAGTCTCACAAGGCCTAAGCTAGTCTGGGCTACCCCAGGCTTTTACATCCCTTTGACTCCCATGATTAAGTTGACGTGTGATGTGGGTATGCCAGATGAATGTGGAAATTGTATGTAGGCTCGTTTCACCACTAGCCGTTGAATAAATCCTTATGCAAGACTAAAGTGACCAGTAGCATGAGGAAGTCCTGGCTTACCACTGTTATCCGGTAGCCCAGGTGACGGTGGTTCTAGTCTGTCTAAACTAAGTGACACTTGCCGCACCCTAGGCCAGTCTTGATAAGAAGGTTAGACGCCATCGGTATCGATATTTAATATTACCAAATGTTAAGTGATTGGTGTGGTGTAGTCTATGTAAAAGATTACGCTGTGCTGCTCTAACCATAGGCCTAAGCACTCCTTGATAGTGTAAAATTTTGGGGTATGAGTTTTTGATCCTTATGAGGCAGTTAAGACATAGATCTATGTTCTTTTCATGCCTATAGTCATTTACAATAATATGTTTGTCAAAGGTTTCTGTCAGTtcttagatattttcttttgtttaattgttgTGGCACATGTTTACTTTCCAGTACATCAGTAGTTTAGGATGTAGAAATTATAATCTTTTTCCACATATGATATGCCTCCATACTATTCTGAAGAGCTGAAGTCCTAACCATTCTAAAGCTGTAACCTTTGTCTAACATTTTGGAAACTGACCATTACTCTTGATGGATGCCAAATACATTTTCAAACTTCTTCCTGATGCTGCTAGTCAGCATCTATTCAAGATTGTACCCTCTAAAATTCTAGTTTTGTCCACAATAGTGCATGAGGCTATACCTGGATATTTTAAGTTTTGAGACTGCCTTGCAAACCTCATGCTTTGACTTTCAAAAGTGTTGGATTCAAATGCATTATTTTGTTCAGGCTTCTTGTTGGTAACATTTTTCAACCGTATAGTGATAAGGCATTCCTTTTGGTCCAAGCATTATGAAGGTGTAGGGTCCATGGAAATGAGAGAATGTAATATGTAGGATGACTGGCATTGGATGATTTTGTGAAGGGAccacattttttcatataagatTTTTCCAGAATTAGCCTATACACAGGAATAGGATGAAGAGCTATAGTCACAAAATGTTTTAGCATTTCTGTCATCATggttaaatgtaaatcattatttatgaacATCATGACGTATGTAGCTAGTAATCTTCCAGTTAGTACCTTGCCTTACCAAATAGGTACCAGGGATGTtaaattccttttgttcataCTTGTTGATTTCAAGTTCCAATCggaatttatttttgagtttttcccAAGGggatacaaaccattgcctttcatGGCTGGGACCAGTCACTATAGCTTGGTAACATGGTAGTCATTTGGAGGTAGGCAGGTGAGAAGGGAATTCCTGTACTCTCCTGCAAGGAACAAGCACATTTCTGTGGTTGCAATTGAGTTAAGATGTCTTGCTATGCTCAGACTAAATTTCAAGTTgaaacttttatcattattattttatgtatagtgtttgccttttttattttattttattttattttttttttcaaaatggtttTGAACATGAAAAGTGGTAGGTTCTGTGAGGAGAGTCCTAGCCAGTCCTTTGTGTCTGAGAGGTTTGGCAGCAGTTCGGGAAGGTCAAAAAATGTTCATAGTTTTTTGAAGGGGGATTACTCACCCTTCAGGACCATGGATTTGTTTtaccccttccccccttcttGGGTgcgtgctcgctctctctcttgtttccatCAGTGCCGACCTGTTTGTACAATGCGTCCTTTCATGAATCATTGATCACATTTCAAACTATCAGGCTTGATGGCTGCTGGACATTGACACATCTTTCAAGGAGTGATGAACAACAACCCATAGGCTTATGTATGAACTGTATTTGAATGTCTGGCTTTTTACCATTGGGAGTTGAACATTTAAACTTTTGATTTGAGGGGGTTTTGGCTGTATATCATTATACTGAATTGTTGGTTTTCTGCTACAGTATACACTACATGTGATTAGAAACACAAAaatgtgtattcatgtataagAAATAATTCAGTTATACCCGTACTTTCTTTCTGGAAAGCACCTACTATTAATTGGCATGCAAGAACCAAAAATATGTTTGCAATATTCTTGTCATGCATGTCAAGtagtatttataaatgtttgatatttcagtaatttcttctttttgtctttcaGAAATTGGGGTGGGGTTTGCAGCATTTGGAGTGACTTTTATCTTCTTAGGAGTAATTCTCTTCTTTGATAAAGGTCTCTTGGCCATAGGAAATGtaagttttttgatgaaaaaagtaaaagttttccaagattcttttttgtttcagtttatgttgttgctatatacagtattgtatattttGACACAGCAAATGTTATGTATCTTTTATAACTTGGTCTTCCATTTTACAGATTTTGTTTTTGGCTGGTTTAGCTTTTGTTGTTGGTTTGGAGCGCACATTCCGTTTCTTCTTCCAGCGGCACAAATGGAAAGGTTCAGGAGCCTTCTTTGGAGGAATCTTAACTGTTCTCTTTGGATGGCCTTTAATTGGCATGTGTGTCGAATTATATGGTTTTGTTGTATTGTTCAGGTATGTGAAAATTTTTGTCATAAGGAAGTTGGAAtaatgaatatacatgtatatcagtGCATAGAGGAGTCTACAATACTGAATCTGATTTTTTAGtagcaaaactttttttcttatgataTAAACCTATCACTCATATACAGTCTACAATGCTCCAAAGAGTGCAGTCTTTCTCAGTCTACAATGCTCCAAAGAATGCAGTCTTTCTTTACGGAATCTTAGGTTCACAAGTACAACCTAcctcagtttttttaatatagaagGAACAAAGTTGCAAGACGTAGCAGGGTTGGGAAGAGGTAAATTTGTTTTATGAGTGATGagcttttatggttttttttttctaatgaatttgCTTTACCACAAACCATCACTCAGTATACATCCCAAATTGCAAAATACAGTATGTAGGAGGGTTTGGGCTAGTACATGTCCCAGAGTTATCGAAGATAAACTGTATGTCTTGGAGAGCTTAGTGAAGGATATCCATGTACCCAGCTCCATCGGTAACATGGAATCTTTTAAGTTATGGAAGCACACACGAGCAGGTTGTTCTTTTAGCATGTGAGGTGGGCTTACCATTAAACAGAGATGTATTAGTTAGTAACCCTGGAATTAAATGTCAAAAGATACCATAAATGAAGAAATCTGGAAATGTAGTGATacccatgtactgtatatgaagagGAAGGGTTTCTTACTAACCCTAGTTGAAAATAGTAAAAGCCCACTGCTACTgccagttaagagagagagaggaagaaaaaaagtgtCCAACTGTGTGTCACATCCCATTGGAAAAACCTAGCAAAAGTAGTCTGGCATCTCCAAATTCGTACCATTGAAACTGCCTTGATATAAAGGTTACAATTAAAAAGATGTATTGAGTGGTCTGATCTTGTGAACAAGGACTTTCACAGTAACTACTTATTCATCCTTTTCTTGGAGACCAGTTTCATATAGTGACCAGAGGAGAATAGTCAGGAAATAAATGGACGAAGATGATGATCCATATCATTGGAATGGAAAGGAAGTGAAGGAAAGGCTAAGAGGCAGTGAACTAGTCTCAACCAACTGAAGCCCTGTCAGTGAGATCACTTTGTTTAAAGTCACCTTGCCTTAACATTGAAGGTTCTATGTTGAAGAAGTATGGCATGGAGAGGTCTCTCAAACTGGGGGGAAAAAAGAGATTCCcaatgttaatctctctctctctctctctctctctctctctctctctctctctctctctctctctctctctctctctctctctctctctctctctcatatttgcatTTTGCTATCCAACTTCTGTGACTACTACTTTCAGGTGCTGACAACATTTAAGTAGGATATACTGCTACAATGAATGGGATAAAGGGTCATGGTTGGGAAGCAGTGTGGGCCTCTTTGGCTGAATTATCCTCAAGTTTAGCCCAACTGAATCCAAGGGTAGCCACTCCCAGAGGAaaccctttgttggctgagtcggttgagcttcagactgtcactcgatgggccggagttcaattccaccgacgggctgatgaagagttagaggaatttatttctggtgatagaaattcatttctcgctataatgtggttcggattccacaataagctgtaggtcccgttgctaagtaaccaattggttcttagccacgtaaaataagtctaatccttcgggccagccctaggagagctgttaatcagctcagtggtctggtaaaactaaggtatacttcactcCCAGAGGTAGAACTTTTGTCTCTAGTCTGGGAGCCCACCAGTAAAGGGAGGATGATTCCATGTTCACAACAGGCAGTTTTGCCGTATGCATGTCCCCATGGGGGAGTAGTATCATCAGTGCACCACAcatggtgcacagtaggcattactaaagggtgtttgcagcatcctaCTGCTGGCGGTAAGTCAGTCCTACGCTCCCGTTGCAGGGGGGGTCTTCTCACTCCCCACTTTGCAACTGACATGTTACTGCTAATTTTGAAATTAGGATGCCATGTGCACATAatcgttagctaagtaattacttggtaagtatatataaaactattttattataaaaatgtcattttttcctaACTGGTGTTTTGTGATTATCATTCAGTGTGAAATAATTGGAAGCGACTTGAGTTTAGACACTGCATAACATTAGTTGAAACTCTGGTTAAATATGTAATGCAGTAGTGAACATTTTGTTAAGGTATATTGATTTTATCAGAACTCTGAATATGGTAATCATACacaatgcaggagagagagagttgataaagagagacagacagacagacatactgtTCCTTACTGACCCTGTAATTTACATGTACAGTTTTCATACTGTGTACAGTACTGACTAGTCAGAGAGCTGGTCGTAAGTCTGCATTGTGGTTAAACAGGTAGGTAATTAAGAGAGGAGTGTCTTATTTTCTTCAAAGGTATCTGAACTGTATTCTTTTGGCAGAGTCGTACAAGCTGTggccttttttttgtcattcattgaTTGCTAACTGCAGTAAAAAAGTTCACAGGCTAGAGCAACGGTACActtacttttttctcattttttcaggTCTAACTTTTTGAAAATGTCCTCTTCTGCTTTTGTTCACAGCAATATGAAGCATGATGCTTTTGgtagaataaatttctgaaagagaaaaatactacatattgcttttaaaatatgatgaaaaattaataacttatCGTTTTATACTTCTTTTCACAACGACTCTAGAATTTCAGAGCACCTGCTCTCACAATGAAACAGAGAAGCAGGTCAAAAgtacattaaaatattcaagtaaggAACTTTTTCTATACATTTGATTGGCAGTGGgcaattacactttttttttaaccaaaaatcTTAGAATTTCAGAGCGCATGCTTGCTTAGTGGAACAAAGAAGCTtgccaaaagaataaaaaaaaaaaaattcaggtaaaGAACTATTCTGTATTACTGTTTACATTAAAGTGCAGTTACACTGATTTTAACCACAAAGAATTTCAGAGCACATACTCAGTGGAGCAAAGAAGAatggcaaaaataataaaaaaaaaaactcgggtaAGGAACTGTTTTGTATACATTAGATTAACAGTAGTTTCGTATTCTGAAGTACAGTACACACAGAAGTGTAATTAAACTTATCATAATTACAGTTCAGAATAACTACaattaatttttagaaaatatatgaaaggaaCTGGTTTTATATGTTTGATTAACAATGATTTCCTGCTATGTAGTGCATTTCAATGCATGTACATgcataatgaaagaaagaagaattatGGTGCATTCATGTAAAAATTCACCAAAGgaactgtttttttatgtttaataatgattttcagtAGTGTGATTACACATTTTGAAATACATTACATAGATGCATGTAATTACACTATTGAACCAAAGCATATGACTGCAAGATGAACAAAGATTGACATTTCCACtttaaaaagtgaatatttttgaaatactttactgaaaatacattgcattatgtaaataaattgtgACTAGTTCAAACTTTTTTAATACGTGGAAAAATAACCACAGTTTACTGgtgtgtaaaaggaaaaaaatcaaaggaCTGAGTTGATACAGAGCAGAGGTTCTTTACAAGGTAGACAACACATTGAATAAATGACTGAAGCATGCAGAGTGGTGTATGATGGGTCACTTACCCTGGAAACAAAGGACCTATGCTCACAGGTTGGAACAGGAGTGTCAGTAGCTTGTTTGTTTTATCCTCCGATAACTGTGGTGAACTTAGTGCAATATTTCACAACGTACGAGAAGCATACATAACTTGAGCATACATAATTGATTAGTTTGTTAGCGTTGCCAGCTGTACAAGTAAAAAGTCTAGTCAACAGAATCAGAGCtttctaaatttaaccttcactGGGCTCTTCCTTGTAACTTTCCTACTCCCCAAGTGCTGTACTCCCTATGGAACCTGTAAGATTGTCTTGGACATCCACCATCTTGAATATATCCCATAAATTGATTTGCCGAGTGGTCTTGCTATTGACACTCCTGAAAACATATGGAAAGTGAGGCAGTTTCCTGCTTTGAATCTGTGGATTCAGGTGGTGCTTGTGCATcatcattactgttttttttcgtttgtaaGAAGGACTGCAATTTCTGGGTCTGTGGAGACCACAAATGTGGGTTATATATGAGTGattatttgtatgaaaaaaattatttttaagatttctaGTCATAGCTATAAAAATAGTCAAGTCAAATATAAACTAATCCAGACActagaactgacaaagcaagccACTTGCTAAGTGATGGATTGTGTTAATGGCAAAACATATCCTCTATAAGTTTGATGtggtttcattttttatattgaaatgctTATAAATTATTTGGATTTCAATAACATAAATTGCCCGATGTATATAATGGTATCAGttgctttaatatttcaaaatactaaAACTATAGTGCGGAATTGGTAAACTAGCAATCTAAATTGGCATGAGGCAGGCGGACCAGtagtaaaatgttttaattgttattgataattaGTTTTGTTCTCCTGTTGCATCTGCATAAATTTGCATGGATGACAAATCACTTTCTTTtataataccaaaaaaaaaaagttaatttccttctctcttgcAGTGGGTTCTTCCCCGTAGCTGTAAATTTTTTGCGTCGTATGCCAGTTATTGGGCAGCTACTTAGTTTACCATTCATCAGTGGTGTAAGTACTGTTTTTTGTATAACCTTTTTAGAAGTACAGTAACATTCATCTCTTATTGAGACATTTGCAGTTCCACTAGTTATTTTACACACTAACGTTGCTCCTAACAAAGCTGCTAGGATTGGTTTAATTGTTCTGTATAACCATTGGTTCTTAAAGTTGTCATCACTGTAAGTGGTTTTATAATATCCCATAGAAAAAGATAAAGCCATGAATattctgtttgcatttttatttgggGTTGTTGTATTAATTGTTCCTAACAGAGAACACTATTTACCTTAGTTATATAGTAGTTATTTCAAACTAGTTGTTGTGGTGTTGTATAattgtgatgatgataaaattgAATTCTTGGTTTTTACagtttaaatatttatctatccAGTTTTCTTGAGTGCTGTATGTTAGGCTGTTGTCAACAGTGTTGCCAGGAAAATATGGGTTATGTAAATGGTTAGTCAGAAAAGTTTGGTAGCATCTGATGAACTGTGTTTGTCAGGTTTGTAGGTAATGATGTTGCTTTGATGTTGTCACAAAATGATTTTTCTGTATCTAAGCAccaaatggctgaaagtgccccagtacttggctttacagcctaaatttcataaattagatATCTCAGCATTGCCATCAGATGCATTTATGGTAATTATTTGTAATTGagtgtatcaattttttttcttcaacagatataattttgttgtatggATGGCAATAGATGGGAAACCATTGCCtatacttaaatatttatgaGTACAAATTTGATGTAGGGCAGCAAATGTAGTGTAGTGCAAATTGTAAATGGAATAACTAGATTATTTtacaagaaggaaaatgaagaaaagaatccTAATGAAAAGAGAAGGGAACATAGAATGAGTATCTGAGAGGCTGAGATAAATCAGTGCTTCAGGTGTTTCAGCCTGACAAAGTTTTAGATATACCTAAATAAGAATACTTCTTGGAAGAAAGTTTATAATGATGGGTACAGAAGTCTTAACTAAGATATTTAAAAGGGTTCAAGATGATGATGACTTATGTTGGCTGGAGGTTCTTTGCTGACTGAACAATATagtttaaaaaattgtttattgaaATTTGGCCCTGGAAATAAATTTGAATGGATGAATCTGAAATTGGTTGGAAGTTTATTTTAGTGGAGGACAAGTCAGGAAGCATTGGCAGAAATAATAGATAGCAGAAAGAAAACTATCATGTGTGATCATTGCCCATCCACCCCATCCCCATTCAACAAAATGCCTTTGGTCCCATATAAGATTGAATATCTCAtagaatatcaaacaaaatataaatttggttaagaatttaatggatagTTTGAGGGTCTGCCCTCCCAGTAAGTAACAAAATCTGCTAAGTAATAAAGATTGGTAAATAGCCAACACAATACTGTACCCTGGAGCAACTTGCTTAGCTTCTAGTGAACAGCAATTCCATGTGAAACAATTAGCCTTTCCTAactgttattttgatattttaattcggtataaaatatttattcacttaaacaGTTTCAGATGTTTATTTACTAAATGGATTGCTCTAAAATCCAATTTCAGAAGTATATCTGCCAAATGAATTGCttttgaaaatacatacaaacagtaTTGAACAGTGTAATTTCACAAAAACAGCAGATTGCTATACTGTAGTTGTACCatgtaaaatgcacaaaaatcttGCGAAATATCACGAACATCTTTATTTCAACATAAGTTACTAAGCACTACACACTTAtctaataattcattactataattaacaaccacttactattACAACGACCACCGCTTAGCAAAACGCGGGCCAAGAACTGGCATAAATGAATGAAGCGAgaacagtgcaactgcgaggttttcctcctgttacacctttcagacttttactgtcaatttctgtttcagcactggaTGATGgtcttagttgccccagtgcttggcatgtattcctaaaatctatataaatcaaAAAGCAGCTGTTTACCAATGGTAGTTAATGTAACTAATGCACGTTTATTTAGAATTGCATTACAGTTGTCAACTAGATAagtaaaaattagatttatttatattcatcctTCACCCAATAAAGATAAAGGTCTCAAAGTGTATCTCTAAAGCTGCACTTTGTAACTATGAATGAACATTTTGGACAGGTGAAAACGATGACTGAAACTGATGATTCACAGTTTTACTTCATTCAGAATTTGTTTGTATACATGAGATTTGTAGTGCATATATGTATTGAATTACATCTCAGATActttcatgttttaaaaaacCTATTGAAATTTAACAATGTCCAGCAGGCATATTACATTATGTAACTGTACTGTACACTCTAGTTAGAACTTTTATCTCAAGAGAAAAGATGATCACAAAAGCTTCAGTTGCAAAACCAAAAgcttaaaagtacattttttttattgctgttcaaaATGACAAGTCCATTAAATAACAAAATCCGCTAAGTGCCAttgcattttttgaaaataaaacacatactgttctccataatttttgttgaattcAAGCAAAGTTGTCAGCAAATCCCTCCCACTGTCTCCCTTTGCCCCCTCTTTTTGAGTTGTGATTGAGGTCTATCACCATTGTAGACCTTTTAGCTCGCAGATGTTGGGGTTAGTGGGACTCTTCAGTGGACGTGCAGATGATGATTGAGGGGTGACTCCAATTGGAGAAGTCAGAGgttggagaaaaatgaaaatgcacagCAGCTGATGAGGGAGACAAAGAGGAATGGCAGTTAAGACAAAGTTTGAAGAAACGTGAATTTGTCTGCAGGAATGTTGTTTCTTCCcagccattattttatttttgagcttAAGGCCACAGAAATTTTTAGATGCTATAGGGTCACTCCTTGCATGAAGTGTAGAAGGCTTTTGATGGCTAGCACTTTTTGGGCTTATTCCTCTTTTTCCCTGGAAACATAATGTTCAGTCACATGCTCATGCTTGAACTCCATCACCTTGTTGGTTAGTAGTTTGCTGTGACTCACAAGCAGCTTGACATCATTATCCAACCTTATGCAACACCTCATGGTTTCATTATGGATGCTGTCAATAGAAGGGAAGCCCATGAAGTCATGTATGCATTCTTCAGACAGAGTTCAGTTTAGAAGGCAGGACTTTATCCCAAGTATCATCAGTAAAGATAGTTGCATCCTTGATATGAAGTTACCCCAATACGACTCCATTGTTCTGTGAGAGCTAGTGCATATTATATGCCACAGATAGTATGCCTTATATGTTGCGATGTATTCTTGATTTATGGCCAGCCATGTAGTTCGTGTTTATGGCTGTTATCATCTATGCTTTTGAGATGGACTTCCAGATTATGTAGAGGTGTTGCTTGAAGTATCAGTAAGTTAAAAGAGCACTGACTTCAATATTCTGCAGCATTGGAAAACAGCAAAAGGGCAGAACAGCTCTGCACAGCCTTGAACCCTGATACATAATTCTCTCCTGTGATGTGCAAATCTTGTTTGACATCTCCCAGAGCCCCTTTACTATGTTcagacattttttaaacatttttttctggaaACCTATCATTTATATATAGCCCACATTGATGGTCTTCTAATGCCTTAACAGACAGAGGAGTGGGATTGGTACTGCAAATGTGCAGCTGGATCCACAGGTCCACAGCAAATAAGTACCTccattttttgtgtaattttgatgttatttGCAAGGCCAGTTGTGCTGGGAAGAGGTCACCtactatatgaaaaaataagttttgcttTTTGTAAAAGGGTTTTTAccacaaacccatcattcatatATAGCATAGCCCACATAGCAATTTAAATGAGGTAATTAGGGGTGTTAATGCAACTTGTAGGGATGAGCATTAGCATAAAACCCAGGATTATTGGGAGTGAAGGGTCTtgcacaaaaaaaagagaaaccgtGTTCAATGATGAAATAAGTTTGTAGTTTTGTtgattatcataaaaatgcaCGGCACTaggaattttcatttacatgagATGTACTGGTGACAAGCAGTGGAACTGCCTGGGACTGTTATAAATGAGTATTGTAATTAGACAAAATAAGGtgctgtacaggcagtcctcggttatgtGTGGGGGTGCCATTCAAACGGCATGACGAtaaacaaaaattggcaattttcggttattggcgcctctgttaggtatgtatcggcaccaatacgtGAGTATCAGCatcaataagcagaaatcggcacatatcagtgctgaaaatcacctgtttttgttgctagacaagccacGAAAAACTGGATCGCccataactggggactgcctttataaggatgatgatgatgcatgtgCTACCTGTCTTGCTGCTACTATCAATTTAAAGCAGTGAGTTCCTTACCATCCTGTGTGTTTTGTCCCACAGACAagtagtaaatgttattgggcaCCTTAAGGAGCTTCCCATTAAGTCACATTATTAACGCAAGACTGTTACAAATGGAGGATGTGGATACAGCTGAAATTTTATGGACAACAATTTTCACATGCGATGATTTTTCAACCATTATATTGCAATATGCTGGAGCTATTTAAGTATATCTTTCTTTACACCACCTGAAATATCCCTTGCAGAGAAAAATGGTCATACCTTCTAGAGTTTTTGGTCCACTTTAAGTAACAGCATTGTACTATAGATTGATCTGAGAAAAAGATCCTCTTCACTTTGTGTTTGAGAAGCAAGCAAAGTAGTGAAGGGTACAGTGGGCCACTCCTGGCTGCTTGCAGTTTGTTTCTTCACCAGAAAGCCTGCTGCAAAGGATAATCTTTTTGAGTTCCAGTTTATAGTATGCATGATCATACTCAAAAGTGTATAAAGTGCACTTCCTTGAAGGTGAAAAGACAGGAGGACGACTGTCTTTAGTGTGAGATCCAGCAAGGACAGTTCTTCCTTGGGCTGATGCAGTGGTTTCACCAGACATTCTCATAGTGTTGACATAACCTTCCCCCATGAATGTCTACAACCGAGTGGTTCTCTTGGAATCATTGGAAGTTTATTGGATGGGAAAGCTTCCTTTATTGTGGGTTCTTCCTTGGGGTGTCTGTTAGCAAAGCAAAAAGATACTGGATCCATTCCCCTTGTTGCTAAAGTTGAGCGAAAAATGTGAGATTTCCAGAGTATTGCTCTGATTAGTCCAGACAAAGGGAAGGTGTGGGGTTCAAGATTACCCTACTCTTGCATTGTGGTATGAAATATAAAGGCTCTTGGATCTGGCTTGGTGGAGTGGTAGATTAGATGCTTCTTGTTGAGATTTGCTCAAGATCTACTTGCACCTTATTAGTGCTGAAGCTCCTTGTATATATCCAAGTGCAGAGCCCTTTTGATACATGAACCTGACTTCCCCAATGAGGCCTCTTCTTTCTACATTGTGCCCTTCGTTGATGAATCTGGGGTGGGTTTCCATTGTGCTTGCCTCTGTCCAAGTGAAGATCACTATAGTTAAATGGTAATCACAATGCCTGACATCATCCAATCACTTGACAGTTAGATGGTATAGGTTCTCTAA contains the following coding sequences:
- the LOC136849085 gene encoding vesicle transport protein GOT1B isoform X2 — protein: MIQITDTQKIGVGFAAFGVTFIFLGVILFFDKGLLAIGNILFLAGLAFVVGLERTFRFFFQRHKWKGSGAFFGGILTVLFGWPLIGMCVELYGFVVLFSGFFPVAVNFLRRMPVIGQLLSLPFISGLLPPDSSA
- the LOC136849085 gene encoding vesicle transport protein GOT1B isoform X1, with protein sequence MIQITDTQKIGVGFAAFGVTFIFLGVILFFDKGLLAIGNILFLAGLAFVVGLERTFRFFFQRHKWKGSGAFFGGILTVLFGWPLIGMCVELYGFVVLFSGFFPVAVNFLRRMPVIGQLLSLPFISGYVDRIAGDSKMNV